GTTATGGTACGGTTTATCATAACGGCTAAGGGTGAGGTTATTAAGCCAGAGATTGTACGTTCTGTTAGTCCTTCTCTTGATAAGGAAGCCCTTCGTGTAGTGTCAAAGATGCCAGCGTGGAATCCTGGTATAAATGGTAATAAGAAGGTTGCTACAAGGTATACGTTACCTGTTAAATTCTCCTTAGGTTCGAAGTAGAATATATATAGGTGTAAATTATAGTATTCTAAAATGGTTTCTAATGCTGGGATGCACATTATTTTGTGTGTCCCAGTTTTTTCTGGTTCTTTACTTAAATGTGTGGATGGTTACCCATGCTTGCTTCTAACAATAAGTTTGTTCCACATCGACAATAGATTGCATGGTATTTAGTACTTCGCACCAGTGGTGTTTACCATCAGCACCATATGTGCGGAGCATCAGCACGACATGTGCGGACTATTATCACGTAGCTTAAAAGTAAACAAAGAGAGGCGTTGTGGTTATTATTAAGAAGGTTCGTAAGTGTCTAATGGGTAGCTAATATGTGTAATTTTTCTTAGACTATATTTCATTCTTAAATAATAGCGAATGATGAATATTACACATTTCAGTGTAAGATGTAGTTAAATAGGATACTCAAATGACGAAAAGAGTTTATTTATACATAGAATGAATAATTATTGTATTTTATATAGAAAGTTAAGAGTTAGAGAGGCTTTGATGTGATATTTTTACTAAAATATAACAAAAATAGGATAATTTTTGGTTGTTCTAACAGAAATGTATATCTTTGTATCTGAATGTCGGAGATGACATTAAAACTAACTATGTAAACGTTATCTTAATCTACAAGCAGCTGGGAGAATTCTCAGTGACATCTAAATGTCAAGTATGTAATTGATGAGACCCTTGTGTGATATGCGATTATCAACAAGGGTCTCAGCTACTTTAATACTTTGTTAGTCGACGGGTGTTAGTTCGCCAGTACGTGAGTCAATGATAAAACCACGTACAACAATGTCTTTCGGTACGAGTGGGTGTTGCTGAACAGTGCTCACCGTACGGCGTACGCTGGCTTCTGTATCATGGAAGCCGTCCAAATATTCGTTAAGATTAACCTGCTGTTCTGCTTCTTTGATAGCCTCATCCGTGATTCCACGCTCACGCATCAAATGTAGGAAATGGTCTGCATTCATGTTGCAAGCACCACAACCAGAGTGATGGATAATCATAACCTCTTGACAACCCAACTCATAGATAGCCACAAGAAGGGAGCGCATTACAGAGTCGTAAGAAGTAAGAATGGTTCCGCCAGCGACTTTGATAATCTTTGCATCTCCGTTTTTTAAGCCGAGTGCATTGGGTAGCAACTTCGTCAAACGGGTGTCCATGCAACTGACAATAGCTAACTTCATATCTGGTTGCCCAGACGTAATAAAAGGTTCGTAGCCTTTTTCTGCCACAAACCTTTTATTATAAGAAAGTATCTGATCTATCATAATTGAATAATTATCTTACTACTTTTCCACGATAATAGGTGTCAAATGCATCTTCTGCATATCCATCTTTGAGTACTTTGAAGCTGGAACTGCTGGCGCCACTTACCTTGTTACCCATATAATAGACTTCGAATGCGTCTTTACCATATCCCCAACCTAAGTCCTTGAAGCTGCTTGCGCTACTACTAATCTTTCGTCCATTATAGAGAACTGCGTTAGAAGTAACGACGTAACCTTCATTATAATAAGGGTCGTACTCATCACGAGGATTAACTGGATAGTCATCAGAATAATCGCCGGGATAGCCACCTTGATAAACACTTCCTGGTACCTTAAGACGGAAGGTCATTGGATCAACGAATGGAAGGATCTGTCCTTCAAAATAAACATTATATCTATCTTTTGCATAACCATACCCAAGGTCAACGAAGGTGCGTATGTCTATTCCCATAACTGGTTGACGACCATAGAATACACCTTTCTTATTGAAAGAGTAAGGACGTACTTGACGTGAAGACTGTGCTGAAGCACTGAGTGCAAAAACTGCCATAAGGGCTACGCAACTAAGGCGAAGCTGGCGATAAAAGTTCTTCTTTTCCATAATCATCTTTTTTTAGTTATTATCTTAATTGTTATACCGCAAAGGTAATAGGAATAGTTCATTCATTTCATGGAATTACCCTAAATGAAATTAGGGGAATGCCTTTTTATGAGTCGGGATATCCGATATGACGAAATGTCTTTTGAAAAGTGGAGACTCTTCCATGTATATCGTGGAGTGAATTATTCACCTCTTCATAATGAGAAGCCTATTGGGTAGAGTAGGGGTGAGGGGGTTAAGCAAGCTCAGCCAACTCTAACCAGTGAAGTTCTAACTCGTCCAGCTCATCCTTTAAGATAGGTAGACGCTTGCTCTTTTCTGTAAGTTCGTCTACAGAGAGATTGCCAGAACAGAGTTCTTCTTCAAGTTGTTGTTTCTCTTCTTCTAATTGTGCAATCTTATCTGAAAGCAGTTCGTATTCCCGCTTCTCCTTGAAAGACATCTTACGCTTTGTGTTGTTACGATAATCCTTCTTAGGTTCGTTTGCTGTTGGGCTACTATTCTTTGTTGGTTTCTGCTGTTCTTCTTCCTTAGACTTCATCTTTTGGAAGTCACGGAACTGCGTATAGTTACCAGGGAAGTCTTGAATCTCTCCTTCACCCTTGAATACTAAGAGATGATCAACGACTTTATCCATAAAGTATCGGTCGTGTGATACGACGATGACACAGCCTGGGAAGTCTTGAAGATACTCCTCAAGAATCTGTAAGGTCTGAATATCCAAGTCGTTGGTAGGCTCATCGAGTACTAAGAAGTTCGGATTCTTCATTAGGACTGTGCAGAGATAGAGTTTGCGTTTCTCGCCACCAGAGAGCTTATACACATAGTTGTGTTGTTGTTCTGGTGAGAAAAGGAAGTAGTTGAGGAACTGTGAAGCCGTCATGTGCTTGCCTCCTCCAAGGTCGATATAGTCTGCTATGTCCGTGATAATGTCAATAACCTTCTGGTCATCACGGAACTTTAAGCCTTCTTGTGAGAAGTAACCAAAGCGAACTGTCTCACCAATATCAAACTTACCGCTGTCAGGTGCAACCTCACCAAGTAGCATCTTTACAAAGGTTGACTTGCCAGTACCATTGTTACCAACGATACCCATCTTCTCAAATCGTGAGAAGTTATAGTAGAAGTCGTTCAGTATTATCTTGTCATCAAACCTCTTTGAGACATATTGACACTCAAAGATTTTACTTCCGATATACACACTTGATGACTTCAAGCGCACCTGTCGTTCTTCAATTCGCTGCTTAGCTTTTGCTTCTAATTCATAGAAAGCTTCCTCACGATAGCGTGCTTTGTGTCCACGAGCCTGTGGCATTCGGCGCATCCACTCTAATTCCGTACGATAGAGGTTGTTTGCACGTGCAATCTCAGCGCGGGTGTTGTCGATTCTCTCTTGACGTTTCTCTAAGTAGTAAGAGTAATTGCCACGATAGGTGTATATCGTGTTGTTGTCTAATTCTAAGATAGTATTACACACGTTATCAAGGAAATAACGGTCGTGTGTCACCATAAAGATGGTCTTGTTACCACGAGAAAGATAGCCTTCTAACCATTCAATCATCTCTAAGTCAAGGTGGTTGGTAGGCTCATCAAGTATAAGGAAGTCTGGTTCCAATATAAGAACATTTGCCAAAGCAACACGCTTCTGCTGTCCACCGCTTAGTTGCCCCATTGGTTGTTCTAAGTCATAGAGCTTCAACATGGTGAGGATTTGCTTTGCCTTTAGGAGCCTTTCAGGATTTCCTTCATGGTTGAAACAAGCATCCAAGACACTTTCTTCTGGGTCAAAATGCGGACTTTGCTCTAACATTCCCACTCGCAAGTCATTGCGATAGATGATAGAACCGCTGTCATAACCCTCTTTTCCAGTTAGAATAGAGAGTAGAGTAGACTTTCCTGTACCATTTTGTGCTACGAGTCCAACATGCTGTCCTTCTGCAATAGAGAAAGAGATATCCTTAAAGAGGACCTGTGCACCGAAGCTCTTTGTTAGATTTTGGACATCAAGATAGGGTATCTGCGCCATAAAGTACTATTATAAAGTCTTATTGATTTCGTCAATATAGTTTAATACTTCTTCTCTTCCAGTCTTGTTTTCAGCTGACGTAATGAAGTAAGGAGGAAGTTCTTCCCATCTATCCTGTAGCTTTTTCATCCAAAGAAGGGCGTTTGACTTAGCCTTGGCAGGTGATAGCTTGTCTGCTTTTGTAAAGATAATAGAGAAAGGAACATTGCTTTCACCTAACCAGTCAACAAACTCACGGTCTATCTTCTGTTGTTCATGACGGATATCAATCAGTACAAATACGTTCACAAGTTGTTTGCGTTGGAGGATATATTGGGCAATCATCTGTTCCAACTTATTTCTTACAGTCTTTGAACTTTTGGCATATCCATAGCCTGGAAGGTCGACTAAGTACCACTCGTTATTGATAATAAAGTGATTGATAAGTAGCGTCTTACCCGGCTTTGATGAGGTTTTTGCCAAGCCCTTATGGTTACAAAGCATATTGATAAGGCTTGACTTTCCTACGTTTGAACGTCCAATAAAAGCATATTCTGCTTTTGTATCTTCTGGACACTTTGACAATGAAGGTGAAGATATAGTGAATTCTGAATTCTTGATAATCATATTTTGAAGAGTATGTGATATAATCAGCTTTTCCTGCAAAGTTACTAAAAAGTTAATAGCTATGAATGGTCAGTTGATAGTTTTTTCGTATTTTTGCAGAAAATATGCTGCACTCGGCAAAGTGGAAGCAAGCTTTTTTTACTCTTGTCGATGCGTTTGTAGATAACTGATGTGTAAATGAAACAAATCAACTGGGGATTTATTGGCTGCGGTGAGGTAACAGAAAAGAAGTCTGGACCAGCGTTTAATGAAGTGATGGGTTCACATGTTGTCGCTGTGTTTAGCCGTAGCGAGTTAAAGGCGCGTTCGTATGCTGAGCGTCAGGGTATACGGAAATGGTATACCGATGCACAGGCTTTGGTAGACGATCCTGACGTAAATGCAATATATATTGCTACACCTCCTTCTGCCCATGCAACCTTTGCTATCATGGCAATGCGTGCTGGAAAGCCTTGTTATATAGAGAAGCCTTTGGCGGCTTCTTACGAGGATTGCGTGCGTATCAATCGTGTGTCAGAGCAGACTGGAGTACCATGTTTCGTCGCTTATTATCGTCGTTATCTTCCTTACTTCAAGAAAGTAAAAGAGATTGTTGATAGTGGTGAATTAGGTAAGATACTTACTGTGCAAGTGCGTTTTGCTGTTCCTCCACGCGATTTGGACTACGAGAAGAACGTGCAACTGCCGTGGCGTCTACAATCACATATCTCTGGTGGCGGTTATTTCTATGACCTTGCTCCTCATCAGCTCGACCTGCTACAGAACTTATTTGGTGTTATTATCAAGGCGCATGGCTATACAGCTAATCGTGCGGGGCTCTACAACCTCGAAGATACGGTAAATGCTGTGTTCCGTTTTGAGAATGGTTTGACTGGTAGTGGTGCTTGGTGCTTTGCTGCCCATGAGAGTGCGCGTGAGGATCGTATAGAGATTTATGGTTCAAAAGGTAGACTATCCTTCTCTGTTTATACTTATGCACCAATCCACCTCTGTACCAGCGAGGGTGAAAGAGATATTGAGGTCGCTAATCCTCCATATGTTCAACTCCCTATTATTAAGTCTGTTATTGAGGATATGCAGGGTTATGGAGCATGTGATTGTACGAGTATTAGTGCCACTCCAACCAACTGGGTGATGGATCGCATCCTCGGAAAGATATAGGAAAAGCCCTTGAGGGTATTTGTTTTTGTTTAATTATTCAGATGAAGCTAACTTTCAACGACTACTTGGTTCTGTGTTTCCTCCTATTGTTTTTAGGAGGAACAAAGGCTTATGCGTTTTCATCAACGACTCTATCTGATAGCTTAGTTGTTAGGAAAGATAGTGGTGATATCCTTTCAAGCAAGCAGGCAACAGACTCTGTGCGATGGATGCGCAGAGGTGAAACTTCGCGCATGTTCAAACAGAAGTCGGGCAAAGGCGGTGGCTTTTTCCAGCATTTCAACGAGATAGATACTTCTTATATTGAGCCTCAGAAGTATAACTTTGCTTTTATGTTGCAAAATACAAATACCTATGAGGTGTATCGTTTGAGTAGTTCGAAAGAGCAAAGTATTACCTTTGCACCAGAAGCTACGGTACGTATAGGACCTTATTTCGGTTGGCGTTGGATATTCTTGGGTTACACACTCGATATAAAGCATTTAGATTTCTGGAACAAGAACAATAATCCTCGACAAGAATATGATTTAAGTTTATATAGTTCGATGCTCGGACTCGATATTTATTATCGTAAGACAGGCAATGATTATAAAATCAGACAGTTGTATCTTGGGAAGGATATTAACACAGATGCGATACGTGGAACTGACTTTGGTGGATTGACCTCAACCATTAAGGGTTTCAATATTTATTATATCTTCAATCATCGTAGATTCTCTTATCCAGCAGCTTTCAGCCAAAGTACGATACAACGTCGTTCAGCAGGTAGTCCGCTATTGGGCATTGGCTATACGCAGCATAGCCTTGATGTCAATTGGGGAGAACTTAATAAAGTCATCTCAAATCATCTTGGTAGTCAGGTTCCTTCCAATCCGATAGACAGTACATTGATGTTTAGTGAAGTTAAGTACACTGATATTTCTATCAGTGGTGGCTATGCCTATAACTGGGTTTTTGCTCGTAACTGGGTCTTGGCAGGTTCACTTTCGTTGGCTTTAGCTTATAAAAGTAGTAAGGGAGACGTTACTCATCGTACCTTTTCTATCAACGATTTTAAGTTCAATAATATTAATATTGATGGTATTGGACGCTTTGGTGTGGTGTGGAACAATAGCAAATGGTATGTTGGTATGAGTACTATCCTTCATGCCTATAATTATCGTCGCAGTAATTTCTCTACCAATAACTTCTTTGGAAGTATTAATCTCTATGCGGGTTTTAACTTTGGAAGAAAGAAGGAGAAATAGAATAGACTTTGTTAGAGCGTTAGTAGCCTAACGATATGTTGTTTTTTGAATTAGAACTTATTAATATGACACTAAAATATTCACTTATATTCTCTGCTCTCTTTGCTTTCTCTGCTTGTGGTGCAAAGCCTGAACAGAAGGCAAAGACACAGCAGGTTGCTGATACAGTTGTGACATCAGAGCAGATGACAAGTGCTGTTCCTGAGGCATCTGTAGTCGAACAAAATGACACACTACCCACCTATATAGACACGTATACAAAGGCTGATAGTGCTTTAGTTTGTCAGTTGTTGCAAGAGTTTGTACCACAAAGACAGCAACTTACCAATAATCAGCTTATTATTAAGATTGCACGAAAGTTTATCGGGGTACCTTATGTTGCCCATACCTTAGATATCAACGAGGATGAAAAACTCGTTGTTAATCTTCATGGATTAGACTGTACGACTTATGTTGAGGCTGTTACTGCTCTTACACTTTGTGTTAAGAAGGGCGAAACACGTTTCTCAGACTATGTGCGTCAGTTAGAACAAGTCCGCTATCGTGGCGGTAAGATGAGTTACGTAAATCGTCTGCACTATTTCCATTGGTGGTTGGAAGATAATGAGCGAATGGGTTTTGTCAGAGAGATAGACACACCTAATCCTCCTTTCACAGCTGTCCAGACCTTGAAAATCAACTATATGAGTCAGAACGCAAGACTCTATGATATGTTGAAGAACAATCCTGAACGCGTGGCTGAACTTAAGAAGTTGGAGGATGCTACCAACGGAACAAAGATACGCTATATCCCTAAAAGCTTGCTTAATAATAGCAAACTACTTCGAGAGGTAGTGCGAGATGGTGACATCCTTGCGATTGTTACTAATAAGCGAGAGTTGGATACGACACATCTTGGCTTTGCTGTATGGCATAAGGATGGACTTCATCTTATGAATGCTTCTAATCTTAGGAAGAACGGTAATAAGGTTGTTGACCCTGCAGAGACGCTCTATAATTATATGATGGCTCGTCCAGCTAATCTCGGAATACGTGTTGTGCGTATTCAATAATAATGCGTACAACTTAAGAAACAATCCTTTCTATCTGATTGTCATTTGTTTCCAAGATGATGAATGATGGTGGTAAAGCGTTTATTTTAGTCCCTTTTATACTCGTGTGGACGTCCCGCACGGGTGGTGCGGAGGCTTAGCACGAGTGGTGCGGAGGCTTAACACCATTGCAAAATGTCGTTAAAAGGCAGCCAACTTGTTGTTGGATGATAGATAGTGCATGAGAGAATCGTCCCTTTAAGTTTATCGAACAGCTATAAATAAAAGAGCTCTGGCAGAGAACTTAATAGTCCTGCCAGAGCTTTTTCTTACTTTTTCATCTTAGCCTTGCGAGCATACTCAAAGAGCGCTGCAGGCAGATGGCAATAGCCTGTTGGATGTTTGTCAAGATAATCTTGATGATATTCTTCTGCTGTGTAGAAGTTCTTGAGCGGTTTCACCTCAACGGCAATCTTTCCGTGAATCTGCTTTTGTTCCTCTTCAAACACTTTTTTGATCGTTGGGAGGTCGGCTGGATCGGTGTAATAAACACCTGTACGATACTGACTACCACGGTCGTTCCCCTGCTTGTTTATGCTTGTTGGGTCGATAGACTTAAAGTATAAGCCTAATAAGAAGTCCAAACTGATAACCTTAGGGTCGTAGGTGATGTGTACAGCCTCGGCAAACTGCGTCTTATCTGTGCAAACATCTTCATACGTTGGGTTCTTGATAATACCGTTGGCATAGCCCACTTCGGTAGCCGTAACGCCTTCTATCTGTTTGAGGTAATGTTCTGTTCCCCAGAAACAACCACCTGCCACGTAAATTTCTTTCATTGGTCTAACTAATTTAATATAGGCTCCGTAGCCTTTTGCTTTCATCTCTTCAAGTGGGATGAAACGTAACGAAGCACTGTTGATACAATATCTTTTGCCCCCAGTTGCTGCTGGTCCGTCATCAAAGACGTGCCCAAGGTGCGCCTTACCTGTCTTGCTTCTCACTTCCGTACGCACCA
The nucleotide sequence above comes from Prevotella melaninogenica ATCC 25845. Encoded proteins:
- a CDS encoding beta-class carbonic anhydrase: MIDQILSYNKRFVAEKGYEPFITSGQPDMKLAIVSCMDTRLTKLLPNALGLKNGDAKIIKVAGGTILTSYDSVMRSLLVAIYELGCQEVMIIHHSGCGACNMNADHFLHLMRERGITDEAIKEAEQQVNLNEYLDGFHDTEASVRRTVSTVQQHPLVPKDIVVRGFIIDSRTGELTPVD
- a CDS encoding DKNYY domain-containing protein yields the protein MEKKNFYRQLRLSCVALMAVFALSASAQSSRQVRPYSFNKKGVFYGRQPVMGIDIRTFVDLGYGYAKDRYNVYFEGQILPFVDPMTFRLKVPGSVYQGGYPGDYSDDYPVNPRDEYDPYYNEGYVVTSNAVLYNGRKISSSASSFKDLGWGYGKDAFEVYYMGNKVSGASSSSFKVLKDGYAEDAFDTYYRGKVVR
- the abc-f gene encoding ribosomal protection-like ABC-F family protein, producing MAQIPYLDVQNLTKSFGAQVLFKDISFSIAEGQHVGLVAQNGTGKSTLLSILTGKEGYDSGSIIYRNDLRVGMLEQSPHFDPEESVLDACFNHEGNPERLLKAKQILTMLKLYDLEQPMGQLSGGQQKRVALANVLILEPDFLILDEPTNHLDLEMIEWLEGYLSRGNKTIFMVTHDRYFLDNVCNTILELDNNTIYTYRGNYSYYLEKRQERIDNTRAEIARANNLYRTELEWMRRMPQARGHKARYREEAFYELEAKAKQRIEERQVRLKSSSVYIGSKIFECQYVSKRFDDKIILNDFYYNFSRFEKMGIVGNNGTGKSTFVKMLLGEVAPDSGKFDIGETVRFGYFSQEGLKFRDDQKVIDIITDIADYIDLGGGKHMTASQFLNYFLFSPEQQHNYVYKLSGGEKRKLYLCTVLMKNPNFLVLDEPTNDLDIQTLQILEEYLQDFPGCVIVVSHDRYFMDKVVDHLLVFKGEGEIQDFPGNYTQFRDFQKMKSKEEEQQKPTKNSSPTANEPKKDYRNNTKRKMSFKEKREYELLSDKIAQLEEEKQQLEEELCSGNLSVDELTEKSKRLPILKDELDELELHWLELAELA
- the yihA gene encoding ribosome biogenesis GTP-binding protein YihA/YsxC, coding for MIIKNSEFTISSPSLSKCPEDTKAEYAFIGRSNVGKSSLINMLCNHKGLAKTSSKPGKTLLINHFIINNEWYLVDLPGYGYAKSSKTVRNKLEQMIAQYILQRKQLVNVFVLIDIRHEQQKIDREFVDWLGESNVPFSIIFTKADKLSPAKAKSNALLWMKKLQDRWEELPPYFITSAENKTGREEVLNYIDEINKTL
- a CDS encoding Gfo/Idh/MocA family protein; amino-acid sequence: MKQINWGFIGCGEVTEKKSGPAFNEVMGSHVVAVFSRSELKARSYAERQGIRKWYTDAQALVDDPDVNAIYIATPPSAHATFAIMAMRAGKPCYIEKPLAASYEDCVRINRVSEQTGVPCFVAYYRRYLPYFKKVKEIVDSGELGKILTVQVRFAVPPRDLDYEKNVQLPWRLQSHISGGGYFYDLAPHQLDLLQNLFGVIIKAHGYTANRAGLYNLEDTVNAVFRFENGLTGSGAWCFAAHESAREDRIEIYGSKGRLSFSVYTYAPIHLCTSEGERDIEVANPPYVQLPIIKSVIEDMQGYGACDCTSISATPTNWVMDRILGKI
- a CDS encoding DUF4421 domain-containing protein, giving the protein MKLTFNDYLVLCFLLLFLGGTKAYAFSSTTLSDSLVVRKDSGDILSSKQATDSVRWMRRGETSRMFKQKSGKGGGFFQHFNEIDTSYIEPQKYNFAFMLQNTNTYEVYRLSSSKEQSITFAPEATVRIGPYFGWRWIFLGYTLDIKHLDFWNKNNNPRQEYDLSLYSSMLGLDIYYRKTGNDYKIRQLYLGKDINTDAIRGTDFGGLTSTIKGFNIYYIFNHRRFSYPAAFSQSTIQRRSAGSPLLGIGYTQHSLDVNWGELNKVISNHLGSQVPSNPIDSTLMFSEVKYTDISISGGYAYNWVFARNWVLAGSLSLALAYKSSKGDVTHRTFSINDFKFNNINIDGIGRFGVVWNNSKWYVGMSTILHAYNYRRSNFSTNNFFGSINLYAGFNFGRKKEK
- a CDS encoding N-acetylmuramoyl-L-alanine amidase-like domain-containing protein; the encoded protein is MTLKYSLIFSALFAFSACGAKPEQKAKTQQVADTVVTSEQMTSAVPEASVVEQNDTLPTYIDTYTKADSALVCQLLQEFVPQRQQLTNNQLIIKIARKFIGVPYVAHTLDINEDEKLVVNLHGLDCTTYVEAVTALTLCVKKGETRFSDYVRQLEQVRYRGGKMSYVNRLHYFHWWLEDNERMGFVREIDTPNPPFTAVQTLKINYMSQNARLYDMLKNNPERVAELKKLEDATNGTKIRYIPKSLLNNSKLLREVVRDGDILAIVTNKRELDTTHLGFAVWHKDGLHLMNASNLRKNGNKVVDPAETLYNYMMARPANLGIRVVRIQ
- a CDS encoding bifunctional methionine sulfoxide reductase B/A protein, encoding MRNILSILCTLILPTIVEAASCGLLMTGTTSCTNKTKTTMTQTDSIIAPKTKFTRPDDATLRKKLTPEQYAVTQQAATERPFTNEYDHEFREGIYVDITTGEPLFSSTDKFDSGCGWPAFSKPIDKKLVTNHTDTSHGMVRTEVRSKTGKAHLGHVFDDGPAATGGKRYCINSASLRFIPLEEMKAKGYGAYIKLVRPMKEIYVAGGCFWGTEHYLKQIEGVTATEVGYANGIIKNPTYEDVCTDKTQFAEAVHITYDPKVISLDFLLGLYFKSIDPTSINKQGNDRGSQYRTGVYYTDPADLPTIKKVFEEEQKQIHGKIAVEVKPLKNFYTAEEYHQDYLDKHPTGYCHLPAALFEYARKAKMKK